One Puniceicoccus vermicola genomic region harbors:
- the ruvB gene encoding Holliday junction branch migration DNA helicase RuvB, whose product MDIPGQNGADYLRSASTEEPLEQANRLRPGDFSAFTGQRKTVERLQVMARAAKTRGDSLNHVLLSGPPGLGKTTLAHILGSEMGVGVRVISGPVIDKPSDLAGVLTSLEEGEILFIDEIHRIPKTVEEYLYTAIEDFYIDILIDQGPNARTVRLSLPRFCLVGATTRVGLLTAPLRNRFTLQSRLEYYDRKDLLTIAQRSCRLLEMEAETDGLLEIASRARGTPRILNNLILFARDFAQERSEGHLDRKTAAAALEMLEIDNNGLDEMDKRLLRFIAENYRGGPVGLKSLAVGVGEEVQTLEDVHEPFLIQEGYLQRTAQGRMLTAKGWQTIGLPMPEGFQKNLFS is encoded by the coding sequence ATGGACATTCCGGGCCAGAATGGAGCCGATTACCTCCGCTCGGCCAGTACCGAGGAACCCTTGGAGCAGGCAAACCGCCTGCGTCCGGGAGATTTCTCAGCGTTCACTGGCCAGCGGAAGACGGTGGAGCGGCTGCAGGTCATGGCCCGGGCGGCCAAGACCCGCGGCGATTCGCTCAACCATGTTCTCCTGAGCGGTCCCCCGGGATTGGGCAAGACCACGCTGGCCCACATTCTTGGGTCCGAGATGGGGGTAGGGGTCCGCGTGATCTCCGGCCCGGTTATCGATAAGCCCAGCGATCTGGCGGGTGTCCTCACCTCCCTGGAGGAGGGTGAGATTCTCTTCATCGACGAAATCCACCGCATTCCCAAAACGGTGGAGGAATACCTCTACACCGCCATCGAGGACTTCTACATCGACATCCTGATCGATCAGGGACCGAACGCCCGAACGGTGCGCCTCTCCCTGCCGCGGTTTTGTCTAGTCGGAGCCACCACACGGGTCGGGTTGTTGACCGCGCCGCTGCGCAATCGATTCACCCTCCAGTCCCGTCTCGAATACTATGACCGCAAGGATCTGCTGACCATTGCCCAACGGTCCTGTCGGCTGCTTGAGATGGAAGCCGAGACCGATGGGTTACTCGAAATCGCTTCACGAGCCCGCGGCACCCCGCGCATCCTCAACAATCTCATCCTTTTCGCCCGCGACTTCGCCCAGGAGCGCTCGGAAGGACATCTCGACCGAAAGACGGCCGCCGCCGCTCTGGAGATGCTCGAGATCGACAACAACGGCCTCGATGAAATGGACAAGCGGTTACTGCGTTTCATCGCCGAAAATTATCGAGGCGGTCCCGTTGGTCTCAAGTCCCTTGCTGTCGGAGTCGGGGAGGAAGTCCAAACCCTTGAGGATGTCCACGAACCTTTCCTGATCCAGGAAGGCTACCTCCAGCGCACCGCTCAAGGTCGGATGCTCACCGCAAAGGGCTGGCAAACTATTGGCCTCCCGATGCCGGAAGGTTTTCAGAAAAACCTCTTCTCCTGA
- a CDS encoding YoaK family protein has protein sequence MRIITPNRIVLGGCFLAFGASFLNTGFLLSAGASVSHLTGDIARIGSGLSHVTNSENDLLIKVTLASLGFILGATASGFLLHHPTLEFNRPYGRTLSVLGLLLIAGHYLLPHAPLLSILIASGVCGAQNALANRYRGVALRTTHLTGLFTDFGIHLGMKLRGHDIAAWKLLIPFFITFAFLSGAILSSALYFHGRANWMLLAGLGYLAGGCFWSIYKRTGKGRINPPQSY, from the coding sequence ATGCGCATCATTACACCAAATCGAATTGTCCTCGGAGGATGTTTTTTGGCTTTCGGTGCCTCGTTTTTGAATACGGGCTTTCTGCTCTCGGCAGGAGCCTCCGTGAGCCACCTTACTGGAGACATCGCAAGGATTGGATCGGGGCTCTCGCATGTCACCAACTCTGAAAACGATTTGCTCATCAAGGTCACGTTGGCCTCACTCGGTTTCATCTTGGGTGCGACCGCCTCTGGCTTTCTGCTGCATCATCCAACACTTGAGTTCAATCGGCCTTATGGGCGGACTCTCTCGGTATTGGGCCTCTTATTGATTGCTGGCCACTATCTACTTCCCCATGCCCCGCTGCTCTCGATCTTGATCGCGAGTGGGGTCTGCGGAGCTCAGAATGCTCTGGCCAATCGCTATCGAGGTGTCGCTCTGCGAACGACCCATTTGACAGGACTTTTTACCGATTTCGGAATCCATCTCGGGATGAAGTTGCGGGGCCATGACATCGCCGCGTGGAAACTCTTAATTCCCTTCTTCATCACGTTTGCGTTTCTTTCCGGGGCAATCCTTAGCAGCGCCCTGTATTTCCACGGGCGGGCTAATTGGATGCTGCTGGCCGGCCTCGGATATCTCGCAGGAGGGTGCTTTTGGAGTATCTACAAGAGAACCGGGAAAGGTCGGATAAATCCTCCCCAGAGTTATTGA
- the hemN gene encoding oxygen-independent coproporphyrinogen III oxidase, which yields MDTVKMDIPSELIAKYNRPGPRYTSYPTAIHFTEEASPENLLASTRESTGPLSLYFHLPFCETLCWFCGCNTIITKDHGRVGDYRKLLEREMDLFGEIIQPGRTAHQLHFGGGTPNFFPADEIARLGESIRNRFSFAEDAECSVELAPAHLSEDQVKAFASFGVKRASFGVQDVDPKVQKAIHRIQPHEMNVRTMDWLRTNGFQSVNVDLIYGLPGQTVDSFRKTLETVLALNPDRFAIFNYAHVPWMKPAQRMLERAGLPTAWEKIEMLRLIVSFLTDHGYRYVGMDHFAKPDDELVRAQEEKSLQRNFQGYSTKAGLEIAAFGISSISQTDDAYRQNTKDLLSYRRSLDEGQLPIEKGCEVTRDDRIRRDAIHRMMCDLEIDRSAFNQAWGIQFDDFFAGGLAGLQELESDGLLEDDGETVAVTETGRLFLRNIAMCFDADREEKEGRYSKTV from the coding sequence ATGGACACCGTGAAAATGGACATTCCCAGTGAACTGATTGCCAAGTACAATCGACCAGGTCCTCGCTACACTTCCTACCCGACGGCGATTCATTTCACCGAGGAAGCTTCACCAGAGAATTTGCTGGCCTCCACCCGAGAGTCTACCGGCCCGCTGTCGCTCTACTTCCACCTACCTTTCTGTGAGACGCTCTGTTGGTTTTGTGGGTGTAACACCATCATTACGAAGGATCACGGACGGGTCGGCGATTATCGGAAACTTCTTGAGCGCGAGATGGATCTCTTTGGCGAGATCATTCAGCCCGGCCGGACGGCCCACCAGCTTCACTTTGGCGGAGGGACTCCCAACTTCTTCCCGGCTGACGAAATTGCCCGACTCGGAGAGTCCATCCGGAACCGTTTTTCCTTTGCTGAGGACGCCGAATGCTCAGTGGAACTGGCTCCTGCTCACCTCAGTGAGGATCAGGTCAAAGCGTTTGCTTCCTTTGGGGTGAAACGAGCCTCCTTCGGGGTGCAGGATGTTGATCCGAAGGTGCAGAAGGCGATCCATCGAATCCAGCCGCACGAAATGAATGTCCGGACGATGGACTGGCTGCGAACGAACGGATTTCAATCGGTTAACGTTGATCTCATCTATGGCCTTCCCGGGCAAACCGTAGACTCCTTCCGGAAGACTCTCGAAACGGTCCTCGCCCTCAATCCGGACCGGTTTGCGATCTTCAACTACGCGCACGTGCCATGGATGAAGCCGGCACAACGGATGCTCGAGCGAGCGGGTCTCCCCACTGCTTGGGAAAAGATCGAAATGCTTCGGTTGATTGTCAGCTTCCTCACGGATCACGGCTATCGCTACGTCGGCATGGACCACTTTGCCAAGCCGGATGATGAACTCGTTCGCGCGCAGGAGGAGAAATCGCTTCAGCGTAATTTTCAGGGATACAGCACGAAGGCCGGGCTCGAGATTGCCGCCTTCGGCATCTCCTCGATCTCTCAGACCGACGATGCTTATCGTCAGAACACGAAAGACCTTCTCTCGTATCGACGCTCGTTGGATGAGGGGCAGCTTCCCATCGAGAAAGGCTGTGAGGTCACCCGAGACGACCGCATCCGCCGAGATGCGATCCACCGGATGATGTGTGATCTCGAAATTGATCGCAGCGCCTTCAATCAGGCCTGGGGAATCCAGTTCGACGACTTCTTTGCTGGTGGACTGGCCGGCCTCCAAGAACTGGAGTCCGATGGCCTTCTCGAGGACGACGGCGAAACGGTTGCCGTGACGGAAACCGGGCGCCTTTTCCTTCGCAACATCGCCATGTGTTTTGACGCTGATCGTGAAGAGAAAGAAGGTCGCTACTCCAAGACCGTATAG
- a CDS encoding Dabb family protein, with amino-acid sequence MIKHIVFWKFADLADGHSKAENIERVEKSLLALKDSIPELLEIEVGHDFNGSPAAFDLSLYTVFASKEDLDTYQVHPEHEKVKALVGAVTSDRGVVDYEV; translated from the coding sequence ATGATCAAACACATCGTATTTTGGAAATTTGCGGATTTGGCGGATGGACACTCCAAGGCGGAGAACATCGAGCGGGTCGAAAAGAGCCTTCTTGCCCTAAAAGACTCCATTCCGGAGCTCCTCGAAATTGAGGTGGGTCACGATTTTAACGGATCTCCCGCCGCATTCGATCTCAGCCTCTACACCGTTTTTGCCTCCAAGGAAGACCTCGACACCTACCAAGTTCACCCGGAGCACGAAAAGGTGAAGGCTTTGGTCGGCGCAGTTACGTCGGATCGGGGAGTTGTCGATTACGAGGTCTAG
- a CDS encoding REP-associated tyrosine transposase, translating to MYQLKTKRFWRGQLPHWEVESGVYFFTIRCANTLPQSILIRLEEINSNISGIEPSSENFLQWQRIYFRTIEKYNDSGSGFCPFKTPECAKAIVTELRELSKRGWTVSEYVVMPNHLHLLVETHCGSAAMSQVWTQWKGRTAFHLNQILQRKGAFWQREFFDRVSRSESETERMVRYIRENPVKAGLPKMWLEDPWAGNLKDWDC from the coding sequence GTGTACCAGCTGAAAACAAAGCGATTTTGGCGAGGTCAGCTGCCGCACTGGGAGGTCGAATCGGGCGTTTATTTCTTTACGATCCGTTGTGCAAACACCCTACCCCAATCGATTCTCATTCGCTTGGAGGAAATCAATTCGAATATTTCCGGGATCGAACCGAGCAGTGAGAATTTCCTCCAATGGCAACGGATCTATTTTCGGACAATTGAGAAATACAACGACAGCGGCTCTGGCTTTTGTCCGTTCAAGACGCCCGAGTGTGCAAAAGCGATTGTAACTGAACTGAGAGAACTCTCGAAACGAGGCTGGACCGTCAGCGAATACGTGGTGATGCCGAATCACCTTCACCTCCTCGTAGAAACCCACTGTGGCTCCGCAGCGATGTCCCAGGTGTGGACTCAATGGAAAGGGAGAACGGCATTCCACCTGAATCAAATCTTGCAGAGAAAAGGAGCATTCTGGCAACGGGAGTTCTTCGACCGCGTCTCGCGAAGTGAATCAGAAACGGAACGGATGGTTCGTTATATTCGGGAGAATCCGGTGAAGGCGGGACTCCCGAAAATGTGGCTGGAAGATCCGTGGGCGGGAAACTTGAAGGATTGGGACTGTTGA